The following is a genomic window from Verrucomicrobiota bacterium.
AGGGTTGGGGCCGAACCACACGCGTCGTCGTTATCCCTTGTCGCCACGACTGGCAGCCCATCGGGCCGCGTACGAAATAAGTTCGGCAGTCGTTTTGAAATTGAGCTTTTTCTTTATGCTCGCGCGATGCGTATCGACCGTTTTTGCGCTCAGGTGCAACCGGTCGGCAATACGCCGGGAAGAAAGGCCGGTACCGATCAGCTCAAAAATTTCGAACTCACGATCGCTGAGCTGCTCGATTGAGGACCGTTTTCGCTCGGTCTGCCCTCGGGTGAAAATCTCCAGGATACGTGCCGACACGGAGTTGCTGACGTAAATGTCCCCCCTTAAAACCTGGCGGATGGCCTCGATCACCTTCTCGCCTCCGGCCTCCTTGGTAATGTACCCTCGGGCGCCGGCCCGCAGGACCCGCTCGGCGTAAAGTGATTCCTCGTGCATGGAAATGACAAAGATCGGCAGGCTCGGACGCAGGGCTCTGATGTCCTTGATCAATTCCAGGCCGCTTTTTCCCGGCAGCATCAGGTCGACGACGACCAGATCGGGGTCACTGGACTGCAACATTTCCAGCGCCTGGGCGGCGGCCTCGGCGTGACCGCACACCGTCATGCCCGGCTCGCGATTGATCAAATAGGCAAGCCCTTCCCGGGTTATCGGATGGTCCTCTACGATCAGGACCCGAGTTTGCTCTCCAGCCAGCTTTCCCGATTTCATCACGCTCCGTGTACGGGGTCCACTCAACCATCACGGTTCCATCGTCTGAGCCAAGCCGATTCTCAACCGCTCCTCATCCGGGCGCGGTGAAAATCAGGATCTGCAATTTCACCCCACGACGGCTCCAACCGCTGGTGGCGACCTACGAAATCAGCGTTGCATTCAGGTCGCCATTGGTCAAGCTGGGCCGGAGTTGTCGGGCGGGATCTGGACTCCCGGGATCCGATGGTCACCCGACGATTGCGTTCTACGCCGCAGGCGCCGAAAGATTCCGGGCGTGCGCCGCATAGAATGGCGGGCCGGGACCGGGCACAAAGTCGAGCCGGCCGGTCGCGTTGAGCGCGGCGGGCTCCAGGCGCAAATACGCCTCAACCACAGGCCCGTCAGAAATGGCGTGCTTGAGCGAGAAATCCAGCGGCCAAGGGGTCTGGCCTCCAATCGGGATGACGATCAGCAAGCGTTCTTCACCCGGCAACAGGGGCCGGCAAGCCCGCCAGCGACGGGCCGCCGGCAGCCCCCGCCCACCCTGCAAAGGCTGCTCGCGCCAGTCCCGCTCGTCGGGTCGGAAATCCAGGCAACACGTGGGCGAATGGCCCAGCTCCACTTCGAATGCCGCCAACGGCTCACGGCTGGTGTGGTGGAGCGACACGTAAAGGTAATGGCTCAGCGAAGCGCCCATGGGATGAGGGCAAGAAGCAGCCGACTGAACTCGTAACTGGCCCCGTACCCGGGCCGAATTGGCACGGGGCACCGTGACCCCCCAGGCGCGCATGCGCTCCAGCGCAGTCCGCCCACTCGGGCCCTGCAGCCACCGGAGCAACTCGGCCCCGGCGAACACCTCGATGGCTGTCGGCTGGTCCTTCCGCCAATGCTCAAGCCATCGCCGGTCTTCAGGCGCCAGGGCCGCCGGCACACAAAGCGCCCAACGCCACGGGCCACCCGCCCCCTCCTGGATCAGCGTTCGCTGGAAGGCTTCCCGAACCTGCTGGCGCTTGAAACTGCACCAGCGTCCCAGAAAATACTTCGGCTGATAAATGGTTATCGCCAATGGTGAACCGGCTTTCGCTCCACTGACCCGAAGTCTCCCTTGAACATCATAAGGGCTCACCGCCTCAGTGCCAAACTCTCCTCGCAGGAGGGTTTCAACGATTTCGTTGAAGGCCGCCCTCGGTTCCGGCACGAAGAACTCGAGCTGTTCGAATGGGTTTAGACTCATAGCTGACATGTGACCCCACCGGTTCCCCCGGGATTACGGCCGGCGCAAAATCCGAGAATGGCTGCGAACGCTTTGTTGTCGCTTCAGGACTAACGGGCAACCGGCCATCGGCCAACAGACCGGGAGGGGCCACAATGACCTCGAGTGTGGGCAGAACTTGGCTGGCTCCGCAATAAGAAAATCTCCCCGCCCGACACAAGGAACTGCGCTTGCAGTGATACCATCAACAGACCGGCCCGGCAGGAGCCAAGCCGCAGCTACCCTCAGCATGTTTGCGTTCCCGACCGGAGCCCTCACCTACCGCGTGTCCTGCGTCTCTACCCAACGGGCCGCGAAAGAGATGAGCTCGGGCATGGTCCTAAGTTCCAGCTTCTCTTTGATCTTGGCCCGGTGCGCTTCGACCGTTTTCGTACTCAGATGGAGCTCTGCGGCAATGTCCGTAGTGCTTTTGCCGCGGCCGATAAGTTCGAACACCTCAAACTCCCGGTCACTTAACAAACCGAGCGGAGACGACTCCACCCGATGGCCAGCGAAGCTCTCCAGAATGCGAGCCGAGATCTTCTCGCTTACGCAGAGTTGGTTGGCAAGCACCTGGCGAATGGCCTGGACCATCACCGGACCGGTTTCACGCTTCATGACGTACCCGCGCGCCCCGGCACGAAGAACGCGCTCGGCCCAGAGTAATTCGTCGTGCATCGAAAGAACGAGGATCGGCAGAGCCGGGTGAAATGCACGGAGGTCCTTGATCAACTCCAACCCGTTACGGCCAGGCAGCCCGATATCAACCAGCACCAGGTCAGGGTTAAGTTCCGCAGTAGCCTTAAGACCTTCGGCGGCTGTTTCGGCCTCACCGCAGACGCTCAGGTCCGGTTCGCGGCTGATCAAAGTGCGCAGACCTTCCCGGATCATCGGGTGATCATCGACGATGAGGATGCGTTTTGTCGTTAACGGCGGCATGAGGCGAACGTTTCAATCGGGCGCCTGCGCAGGCAGCAATTTTCGAAACGTGCCGATCCGACCAGGAGCGCTTGGAAAACGCTTTCCGCCGGCAAACCTCAACACCCTTTCCCTCGCCTACACGGCGACGTGGAGCCTAAGTTGCCGGAAAACTTACTTGTCCAGCATGCACCCTAGGGTGCGAGACGGGCTAAAACAACTACATCCCTTCCCAAGTCGCAAGCAGGAAAAAGCCTTAGCGCCACAAGGCGGTTTCCTCAATGGCTCTCAGGTCACACGGCGGGCACAGCGACAGAGTTCACACGGCGAACACGGCGAGCCACGGCGAACGCGGCGAGAAGATTAAATCATCCGCAGAACACGCAGAGAACGCAGAAAAGAGGAAACATCCACAGATTACACAGATTGACACAGATTAAGAGGACCTGGCGGCAACTCTAAGACTGACGCTCGCACCCACCCCCCACGCTCGAACTCCGAACTCCGAACTCTTTCCCCCTCTTCCCGCCGTGGTCGCCGTGTTCCGCCGTGGTCGCCGTGTGAACTCTTCCGTTGTGCCCGCCAAACCCGCCGTGCCCGTGGTGTGACCGAACGCCAATCCGTTGCCTTTAAAGCACGACGCTCTCGGACGGGGCATTCTCGATGGCGGCGGCACCGCCGGTCCGTTTGAACTCGCGGTGATGAAACAAGGCCGCTTCGACGATGACGTCCGCCGAGTGGGCAAAGCCCAAGCGGCCGGTGTTGAGCGTCAGGTCATACAAGGTCGCGTCATCGATCTCAGCGTTAAAATAACGCCGCACATACGCGCGCCGCGCGTGATCACGGCTTTTGGCGATGCGAGCGGCTTCGGCCTGACTGACCTGATTTTGGGCGGCCAGGTGCTCGACCCGCCGTGTCCAGGGCGCGACCAACCGGACGTGAAACAGCTGGGGCATGCGCGCGGTAATGATGTTTGCGCCCCTTCCCACCAGGATGACGTGCCCCAGGCTGGCCAGCCGCAGGATGGTTTCAGTCGTAAGTTGTACCAGCGTCCAGGGCGAAGGGGTTAATCCCAGGAGTTCCGCGACGGCCGTATCCACCGGCGGCCGGGCCGCCTCTTCCATAAAGCGGGCCAGTTTGTCGGGCAGGTGGTGATCTTTCAAAACCTCCTCGGCCAGATTCGCATCAAATACGGCCCAGGGCCGGGATTCACTGCTCGTTTCGAGGGCGCGCATCCGTTCAGCAATCATCCCGGCAATCGTAACGGCGCCGGCGCCCGCCTCGCGGGAGATTGTGATCGCCAACGGTTGCGGTTCACGCTGCTTTCCGGGCACAGTCGCGTGCGCCTGCAGGTAATGTCGGAAGGATTCGAGGGGGGAGGTTCGCATAAGCTCCGGTTCTGTTTATTTACCCTACATCAATCACATTTTCATCCTCGCATGCAATCGTTCGTTCCCTCGGCTGCACTGGCCGGCAACGCCCCCATCGCGAGAGGCCGCCCGGTGATGCTGATGGGAACGCTTGCTGCGAAGAAGACCGGCCGCCGGAGCGGATCAGTCAGGGTACAGCCTGGATTGACGCGACCTGCCGCAGTCTGTCATAACCCACGACCAATCCTTCCAGCGTGTACGTCCGTCCTGCCACCATGTCCCGCGTCGAAACGGTACCGTTAAATTCCGCGCGTTCGTCCGGGTTAATGATCGCCGTGCTCAGGGTTTGGCTTACCGGCTGGTCGTCTGACCACTGGACCAGTTTCTTACCCGTGGCATCACGCAGAATAAAATCGTACCGGTGGCTGTTGTTGAAATACAGGTTTACGGGGTTCCTGGACCGGTTGATCAATACCAGCCGCGCTTCGATCGTGCGCGTGTCCGCGAGTCTGACCACCTGCGGATTCACCTCGAGCCTCACCTCAACCCCGTACGCCACCGATCCCCTGACAGCGCCATTAGCACTGCCTTTTACCGGCTTGACTTTGGGGGCCGCCGGCGTGCTTGCACGCCGTCCGAACGGCAACCAGGCGCATCCGGCCAGGAGCAGCAGCATCAGCGCAGAGGAGAACACACGGGTCAGCATGCAAATCGTTTAGCAGAGCCCCGGGAGGTTGCAAACTCTAAGCAGTTTCATACCAGTCGCTTATGCGTGAACATCGAACCGGCGGATGGCTATCCGCCATGCTCCTCCTGGCGACATCAATCGCAGGATTCAGGCTGCCGCCAACCGCCCGGGCGGAGCCATTACAACTGGTACTGCCAACTGATAACGACGGACTCTTAACCGGCCATCCGGAAAACTTTTACCAGTACGTGCGACGCGATTTCGAAGGAGTACGGACGTTCGCGTGGGAAGGCGGCCAGTACGGGTTTGTGCGCAATCCGCACCGGTTCGGCCCCGAGGTCATCTACAGCCGTTTCCACGAGGGGATTGATATCCAGCCACTGCACCGTGACCCCAAGGGCGAACCCGAAGACGTCGTCGGGGCGATCGCACCGGGAGAGGTCGTCTACGCCAACGCACAACCCTCAGGTTCCAACTACGGCCGTTACGTCGTGGTCGAACATCAATTCGAAGGCTGCCCGTACTTCAGTTTGTATGCCCACTTGAAGCTCGTCACCGTTCAAATAGGGGACCGGGTCTCAGCCAAGGCGCCCCTGGGCATCATGGGATATTCCGGCGAGGGCATTGACCGTGAAAGGGCGCACGTCCACCTGGAAATTAATCTGCTGTTAAACGCCGCTTTTGACGCCTGGTACGCCCGGCATTTTCCCGGCGACGGTAACCGGCACGGTTTGTACAATGGCATGAACCTGGACGGCATCGACCTGGGAAGGCTTTACCTGGCTCTCCAACGCGACCCAAACTTGACGATCCCGCAGTTTCTGCACCAGGAAACCGTCTGGTACCGGGTTCGTGTACCGGCAACCACGGGCATGGACATCCTCGATCGTTACCCTTGGCTTTCACCTCAGGGGCGGTTGACGCCCGCTGGATGGGAGATCGCTTTCGCCCAGTCAGGGGTTCCGCTCGATTTCGAACCGGTGCAGGAAGCGCCGCCCGGTCCTGAACTGGTCTGGGTGCATCCGTCAAAGTTCCCGCAGCAAATGCTCACGCGCGGCTACCTGCACGGGACGGTACCCAACTGCACTCTCAGCGCCGAAGGCTTGAACTACCTCGACCTGATTTGCCCAAGGCAGTAGGAAATGCCACAAGCCGAAAAATGCCACAAATGGCAGAAAACTTGATTTACCCCGTGCCGGTCCCAATTCGGCTCATGGCATTGGATCACTGCCGCAAAACACGGAAACAGAGGAATGCTGCTTCGCTTATCCATTTGTGGCATCCTCCTTCAGCCGCAGCGATGACATCGCTGGGCGCCTTGTTTTTCAAGCGGTTTCGGAGGAGCGGTTGAGGTTAGATCGGGGCCTGTTCCATTGGTGGCATTTTTCCGCTTGCGGCATTTGTGGCATGCCTTTTTGTGGCATTCCTTAATGGGCCCCGGCCATCTCCTTCGACAGCGGCCGTGAGGCTTTCTTGAACAGGAAGACCAGCGGCACCAGCAACGCACAGCCGATGACTAACATCCGGAACTGGTCGACGTACGCCCACACACCCGCCTGCTGCTGCAGCACCTGATACATCATGCCGTAAGCCTCATGTTGAGCCGCCACGGGATCAACGCCCCGGGCGGCCAGGGAATGCTGCATGACCGCTAACTGGTTTGTGAACGGCGCATCGTAGGGGGTCATGTGGCCGACCAGCAGGTTCTGGTGGGTCTGCATGCCTCGGGTTACCAGGGCCGTAATCAGCGAGATACCGACGGAGCCGCCAAGATTTCGCACCAGGCTGGTTATACCCGTCGCGTCGCCCATACTCTGGCGAGAAACGGTCGCCATGGAAAACGTCGTCATCGGCACAAAAATCGAGGTGACCGCAAAGCCGCTGATGACGATCGGCCAGATCACGTTGCCCGGAGCAATCGAGAGGTTGACCTCGCCCAGCATGTACATCGTGACCGCGAGCAGTACGGCTCCCTGTGCCATCCAGTAGCGGCCGTCGATCCTGGAGATGATGCGCCCGGCCACCACGCTGCCGACGATCGCGCCCAGGCCGCGCGGGCTCATCACCAGACCGGATTGCAGTGCGGGGTAGTTCATCAGGTTTTGCAGAAACTGCGGTAACACCGCCGTGGTTCCAAACAGGATGGCGCCGACGCTGAAATTGAGGATGACGCCGATCGAGAGATTCCGATCCAGCAGCACCCGCAGATTCACGATCGGGTTAGGCACCGTAAGCTCCCAGATGAGGAAGGCGATGAAACCGACCACAGCGCCGGTGGCCAGGATACAAATGAACCTTGAGGAAAACCAGTCCTCGTCCTGCCCTTTGTCGAGCATCACCTGCAGGCACGCAATCCAGAGCGCAAGGAGGCTGAAGCCGATGTAATCGATGCGCCCCGGCTTGCTTTCCTTCAGGTAGGGGGGATCCTCAAGGAAGAGAAAGCACAAGGTTGCCGCCAGGATGCCGATCGGCAGGTTGATGTAGAACACCCAGCGCCACGTAAGGTTGTCAGTCATCCAGCCGCCGAGGGTCGGCCCCAGGATCGGGGCCACCACGACGCCCATGGCATAAACCGACATGGCCGAACCCCGCTTTTCAGGCGGGAACGTTTCCAGCAGGATTGCCTGGGCGATCGGCTGAAGGGCTCCGCCCCCGGCGCCCTGGAGGATGCGCGCGAGGATGAGCATTCCCAGGCTGTTCGCCATCCCGCACCAGGCGGAAGCCAGCGTGAAAATGCAGATGCAGCTGATGAGAAACTTGCGGCGCCCAAAATACCGTCCCAGCCAACCGGTCGCCGGCAGGACGACCGCGTTGGAGACGAGGTAACTGGTCAGCACCCAGGTGGCTTCGTCGGCGCTCGCCGACAGGTTGCCGGCGATATGATTCAACGCGACGTTCGCTACCGAAGTGTCCAGCACTTCCATAAACGTCGCCGCCATCACGGCGCCGGCGATCAGCCACGGGTTGGCCTTTGGACGCCATTCTTTAGTACCTGGACCCGCCATGAAACAATAACCTTTACGGCCTGATTAACCCTGCCCTTTGACCCGCTTGGGCCGGCTCCGGAACCAGAGCGCCAGCAGCATCACGGCGACGGTCGCACCCGCTATCACGATCAGAGCGAAGGATGAATAGTGAAAATCCTGAACCTTCACCGCCGGCACCACCGATTCTCCCGGACCTAACGGCAGCCCCGACTGCGGCAATTCGTCAAAGACGATCTTCACCGGCACACGCTGGACCACTTTGACGTAGTTTCCGGTCGCGTTCTCCGGCGGCAGCAGGCTGAACCGAGCGCCGCTGCCGGCCTGGATGCTGTCGACGCGCCCGTGAAATTTCTGCCCGTGCAGGGCGTCAATCTCGATCTCAACCGGTTGGCCGGGACGCATCAGGTCGAGTTGGTTCTCTTTAAAGTTCGCCGTCACCCAAACTCTTGCGGGAACGAGCGCGAGCAACGTCTGCCCCGTCTGGATGTAATTCCCAGGTTCAACGGCTTTCTTGGTCACGCGCCCGTCTTCGGGTGCACGGATTTCGGCGTACGACTCGTTGAGTTTGGCCGTCTGCAGATCGGCATCGGATTCCTCGGTTTTTGCCTGAACGCTCTTGAGCAAGGCGGCGTAAGTACTGACCGTGGCGCGCGCCTCGGCGACTTGAGCCTGGTCGCTGGCCACCTTCTTCAGGTTGGCCTGCAGTTGCGCCTGGGCGCTGTCCGTCGCGGCGCGGGCGGCGTCAAGATCCTGCGCGGACATCACCTTGGTCCGGAACAACTCCTGGGTGCGCTGAAAATCCCTGGCCGCTTTTTCCGCCTGGGCCCGGGATGCATCCGCGGTGGCTTGATCGGACTCCACGGTGGCTTGCAGGGAATAGACGTGCGCGACGGCCTGATCAATGGAAGCCCGCACGGCGCCTTCCTGGGCGCGCGCGCTTTCCAACGCGGCGTCTTTCTGCTTTCTGGCGGACGCCAGGTCGCGGTCATCCAAGGCCACCACGAGGTCCCCTTTTTTGACGGTTTGGTTGTCGCTGACCAGCACGCGGTCGACGCGCCCGGCCACCTTGGGCGCCACGTTGATGATGTGACCGTCGATGAACGCGTCATCTGTGCTCTGGTAGCCCTGGCCGTGCGCGTAGTAGTACGCGCCGGCAACGGCAGCCAATGGGACCAGGACCATCAGGAACAGGGTCAGCCGCAGGCTGCGGCGTCCCCCCTTTCCCTGTGGTTTGGCCGTGACCGGTTCTTCACGCGCCGGCGGCCGTTGCGCCGGACGTTCTGCAGGGCCTTTGCGGACAGCCGGCTCGGTTTCGATCTGTTGTGCCATACGTTACGATTGCTTGGCGGGCGCGCAGGTCTCGATGCCCCGCACGAAAATTTCGACTAAGGTTTGTAAGTAAACGTCCCGGGGGCAGCTTCGGGGGCCGAAAGTCGACCACCGCAGGACCGCGCTGTGGAGCGCATCCCGCAGGACTTCAACGGCGCCCATCGGATCAACTTCAGGCCGAACCAGGCCGTTTTGCTGGCCCTGGCGCAACCAGTCCGCAATCCGCTCCTTGATCGGCACAATCGCGCCGATGATTGTGTCCTGAATATCCTTCGGCAAAAGGTGACCCTCCCCGATCACGATGCGGGCCACGGCTTCCCGGCGTTCCACCACGCCGACGTAAGCCTTGACGTAATGAAAAATGGCCGCGCGAAGGTCATGGTCTTCGAACTGGTGATTGTCCATAAATGCCACTTCGGCCTTGAGCGTCTCGGAGATGACGGCCCGAACCAGATCCGACCGCGTCCGGAAGTGGCGAAACAAGGTGACCTCGTTAACGCCGGCGCGGCGGGCGATCTCCCGGGTTGTCGCTGACTGAAACCCGAGTTCGGTAAACGCTGCGTCGGCGGCCCGCAACAACTTCTGGCGGGTACAATCGACGCCCGGGGATCGTCCCGGGTCAGCTTCAAGACCGGTAAGGAGCTGGTGCTGTGCCATGCAAGTACTTACCTACAAATCCGGGAAAAATGCAAGTGATTACTTGCGTTGTGGGAATGCCACAAGTGAAGACCGGTGCCGGGTGTCCGTCATACGGCGGGCACAGCGGGTTTGGCGGGCACGACGTAAGAGTTCACAAGGCGAACACGGCGGGCCACGGCGAACACGGCGGAAAGAGGAGGAAAGGGTTCGGAGTTCGGAGTTCGGAGCGGCAGCATGGGGGTTAGGTGCGAGCGTCAACCTTAGAGCTGCCGCCAGATCCTCTGAATCTGTGTCAATCTGTGTAATCTGTGGATGGATCCTCTTTTCTGCGTTCTCTGCGTGTTCTGCGAATAATTCTGTCTTTCCGCCTGGTGAGCGTGACCTTCGGGGGCGATCGGGCCTGGTTCCACGACCTCTCCGAACTCCGAACCCCGAACTCTTCTCGCCGTGGCTCGCTGTGTTCGCGGTGTGATTCATCTGCGGCATTCGCGGCATTTTTCGGCTTGTGCCATTTCAAAATGTGCTAGTCTGGCCGACGCCCCAATGAACAAACGTCAGGCTACCCTGCGCCGCGAGACGGGTGAGACCAGGATCGGCGTCACTCTCGAGCTTGATGGTTCCGGAAAATCCGAGATCCACACCGGCGTGGCATTTTTCGATCACATGCTCACGCTCCTGAGCAAACACAGCCTGATCGATCTGCAGGTCCGGGCTGAGGGCGATTTAAGCGTGGATTACCACCACACCGTGGAGGACACCGGAATCGTTCTTGGTGAATGCCTCAAACACGCTCTGGGCACGAAATCCGGGCTCCGGCGGTACGGTTGGGCGTTACTGCCGATGGACGAAACGCTCGTCGAAGTTGCGCTCGACCTGAGCGGCCGTTTTTACCTTGCGTTTGAAGCGCC
Proteins encoded in this region:
- a CDS encoding response regulator transcription factor, with translation MKSGKLAGEQTRVLIVEDHPITREGLAYLINREPGMTVCGHAEAAAQALEMLQSSDPDLVVVDLMLPGKSGLELIKDIRALRPSLPIFVISMHEESLYAERVLRAGARGYITKEAGGEKVIEAIRQVLRGDIYVSNSVSARILEIFTRGQTERKRSSIEQLSDREFEIFELIGTGLSSRRIADRLHLSAKTVDTHRASIKKKLNFKTTAELISYAARWAASRGDKG
- a CDS encoding M23 family metallopeptidase, giving the protein MREHRTGGWLSAMLLLATSIAGFRLPPTARAEPLQLVLPTDNDGLLTGHPENFYQYVRRDFEGVRTFAWEGGQYGFVRNPHRFGPEVIYSRFHEGIDIQPLHRDPKGEPEDVVGAIAPGEVVYANAQPSGSNYGRYVVVEHQFEGCPYFSLYAHLKLVTVQIGDRVSAKAPLGIMGYSGEGIDRERAHVHLEINLLLNAAFDAWYARHFPGDGNRHGLYNGMNLDGIDLGRLYLALQRDPNLTIPQFLHQETVWYRVRVPATTGMDILDRYPWLSPQGRLTPAGWEIAFAQSGVPLDFEPVQEAPPGPELVWVHPSKFPQQMLTRGYLHGTVPNCTLSAEGLNYLDLICPRQ
- a CDS encoding HlyD family secretion protein is translated as MAQQIETEPAVRKGPAERPAQRPPAREEPVTAKPQGKGGRRSLRLTLFLMVLVPLAAVAGAYYYAHGQGYQSTDDAFIDGHIINVAPKVAGRVDRVLVSDNQTVKKGDLVVALDDRDLASARKQKDAALESARAQEGAVRASIDQAVAHVYSLQATVESDQATADASRAQAEKAARDFQRTQELFRTKVMSAQDLDAARAATDSAQAQLQANLKKVASDQAQVAEARATVSTYAALLKSVQAKTEESDADLQTAKLNESYAEIRAPEDGRVTKKAVEPGNYIQTGQTLLALVPARVWVTANFKENQLDLMRPGQPVEIEIDALHGQKFHGRVDSIQAGSGARFSLLPPENATGNYVKVVQRVPVKIVFDELPQSGLPLGPGESVVPAVKVQDFHYSSFALIVIAGATVAVMLLALWFRSRPKRVKGQG
- a CDS encoding TetR/AcrR family transcriptional regulator, which gives rise to MAQHQLLTGLEADPGRSPGVDCTRQKLLRAADAAFTELGFQSATTREIARRAGVNEVTLFRHFRTRSDLVRAVISETLKAEVAFMDNHQFEDHDLRAAIFHYVKAYVGVVERREAVARIVIGEGHLLPKDIQDTIIGAIVPIKERIADWLRQGQQNGLVRPEVDPMGAVEVLRDALHSAVLRWSTFGPRSCPRDVYLQTLVEIFVRGIETCAPAKQS
- a CDS encoding DHA2 family efflux MFS transporter permease subunit, with translation MAGPGTKEWRPKANPWLIAGAVMAATFMEVLDTSVANVALNHIAGNLSASADEATWVLTSYLVSNAVVLPATGWLGRYFGRRKFLISCICIFTLASAWCGMANSLGMLILARILQGAGGGALQPIAQAILLETFPPEKRGSAMSVYAMGVVVAPILGPTLGGWMTDNLTWRWVFYINLPIGILAATLCFLFLEDPPYLKESKPGRIDYIGFSLLALWIACLQVMLDKGQDEDWFSSRFICILATGAVVGFIAFLIWELTVPNPIVNLRVLLDRNLSIGVILNFSVGAILFGTTAVLPQFLQNLMNYPALQSGLVMSPRGLGAIVGSVVAGRIISRIDGRYWMAQGAVLLAVTMYMLGEVNLSIAPGNVIWPIVISGFAVTSIFVPMTTFSMATVSRQSMGDATGITSLVRNLGGSVGISLITALVTRGMQTHQNLLVGHMTPYDAPFTNQLAVMQHSLAARGVDPVAAQHEAYGMMYQVLQQQAGVWAYVDQFRMLVIGCALLVPLVFLFKKASRPLSKEMAGAH
- the hisB gene encoding imidazoleglycerol-phosphate dehydratase HisB; translated protein: MNKRQATLRRETGETRIGVTLELDGSGKSEIHTGVAFFDHMLTLLSKHSLIDLQVRAEGDLSVDYHHTVEDTGIVLGECLKHALGTKSGLRRYGWALLPMDETLVEVALDLSGRFYLAFEAPDFPQPIGTFDFQLVEEFLRGFAANAGMNLHVTVKRGRNAHHVAEAIFKGLAKALDQACQVDARVIGVPSSKGIL
- a CDS encoding response regulator transcription factor, which gives rise to MPPLTTKRILIVDDHPMIREGLRTLISREPDLSVCGEAETAAEGLKATAELNPDLVLVDIGLPGRNGLELIKDLRAFHPALPILVLSMHDELLWAERVLRAGARGYVMKRETGPVMVQAIRQVLANQLCVSEKISARILESFAGHRVESSPLGLLSDREFEVFELIGRGKSTTDIAAELHLSTKTVEAHRAKIKEKLELRTMPELISFAARWVETQDTR
- a CDS encoding cytidylate kinase-like family protein — its product is MRTSPLESFRHYLQAHATVPGKQREPQPLAITISREAGAGAVTIAGMIAERMRALETSSESRPWAVFDANLAEEVLKDHHLPDKLARFMEEAARPPVDTAVAELLGLTPSPWTLVQLTTETILRLASLGHVILVGRGANIITARMPQLFHVRLVAPWTRRVEHLAAQNQVSQAEAARIAKSRDHARRAYVRRYFNAEIDDATLYDLTLNTGRLGFAHSADVIVEAALFHHREFKRTGGAAAIENAPSESVVL